A genomic region of Janthinobacterium lividum contains the following coding sequences:
- a CDS encoding alpha/beta fold hydrolase: MTSPNLQSSNTLRTADGTLIYYKDWGSGPPVVFSHGWPLSSDAWEDQMFYLASRGYRVIAHDRRGHGRSSQPFGGNDMDTYADDLAALLAALDLTGATLVGHSTGGGEVARYIGRHGTQRLAGAVLVGAVPPLMLQTAENPLGLPLSVFDDIRAGVQADRSQFFRDLSEAFYGYNRPGATPSQGVRDSFWRQGMQAGMPAAYLCIKQFSETDFTADLARFDVPTLVIHGDDDQIVPIAASARRTAELIIGSKLLVYAGAPHGLATTHKDRLNEDLLEFLRT; the protein is encoded by the coding sequence ATGACTAGCCCTAACTTGCAATCGAGCAATACCCTGCGTACCGCCGACGGCACCCTGATCTACTACAAGGACTGGGGCAGCGGCCCGCCCGTCGTCTTCAGCCACGGCTGGCCATTGTCGTCCGATGCGTGGGAAGACCAGATGTTCTACCTTGCCTCGCGCGGCTACCGCGTCATCGCGCATGACCGGCGCGGCCATGGCCGCTCCAGCCAGCCGTTCGGCGGCAACGACATGGATACCTATGCCGACGACCTGGCCGCCTTGCTCGCCGCACTGGATTTGACGGGCGCCACCCTCGTGGGACACTCGACGGGCGGTGGCGAAGTGGCCCGCTACATCGGCCGCCATGGCACGCAGCGCCTGGCCGGCGCCGTGCTGGTGGGCGCCGTGCCGCCGTTGATGCTGCAAACCGCGGAAAACCCGCTGGGCTTGCCGTTATCCGTTTTTGATGACATCCGCGCCGGCGTGCAGGCCGACCGCAGCCAGTTTTTCCGCGACTTGAGCGAGGCCTTCTATGGCTACAACCGGCCCGGCGCCACCCCGTCGCAGGGCGTGCGCGACAGTTTCTGGCGGCAAGGCATGCAGGCGGGCATGCCGGCCGCCTACCTGTGCATCAAGCAATTTTCCGAGACGGACTTTACGGCCGACCTGGCCAGATTCGACGTGCCGACCCTGGTGATCCATGGCGACGACGACCAGATCGTGCCGATCGCCGCCTCGGCGCGGCGCACTGCCGAGCTCATTATCGGCAGCAAGCTGCTCGTGTATGCGGGCGCGCCGCACGGCCTGGCGACGACGCACAAGGACCGGCTGAACGAGGACTTGCTGGAGTTCTTGCGCACCTGA